The Oncorhynchus mykiss isolate Arlee chromosome 30, USDA_OmykA_1.1, whole genome shotgun sequence genome includes a window with the following:
- the LOC101268910 gene encoding Rem2B, which translates to MPTDALKDSISIEETLVKCDSMTLSSAPPLRRGSTPLPIKHQLRREEAVHDDCDWTSGLAGPSPPPISFSLAKDETITSAVEGRPSSEGPFRIALLGQNGVGKSCLAIALAGDLDRTASVDSEGEGYVHTVTVDDEDCTILIYDNWRQDLSDLQCEVCVLVFSVTDRRSFHRTAQLRLLLRETQPQTPIILVGNKSDLVRSREVSTQEALTSASLFDCLYVEMSASLDHRTAELLEYAVRLARGLSPVPPGACGHDMAGGRESITHRAKRFLTSLVPRYPRDREREGGKFFRQKSRSCHDLGAL; encoded by the exons ATGCCGACAGATGCGCTCAAAGACAGTATCAGTATCGAGGAAACACTGGTGAAG TGTGATAGTATGACTCTGTCCAGTGCACCGCCTTTACGCAGAGGAAGTACCCCTCTGCCAATCAAACACCAGCTCAGACGGGAAGAAGCAGTTCATGATGATTGTGATTGGACATCGGGGTTGGCTGGACCTTCTCCTCCTCCAATCAGTTTCAGCCTGGCGAAGGATGAGACCATCACCTCAGCGGTAGAGGGGAGACCCTCCTCTGAAGGGCCCTTTCGAATTGCCCTGCTGGGTCAGAATGGGGTGGGCAAGTCATGCCTTGCTATCGCCTTGGCTGGGGATTTGGATCGAACTGCATCTGTGGATTCTGAAG gggagggctatgtgcacactgttaCCGTGGACGACGAGGACTGCACCATCCTTATCTACGACAACTGGAGGCAG GACCTGTCTGATCTCCAGTGTGAGGTGTGTGTCCTGGTGTTCTCTGTGACGGACCGGCGGAGTTTCCACCGCACCGCCCAACTCCGCCTCCTCCTCAGGGAGACGCAACCGCAAACTCCCATCATCCTCGTGGGCAACAAGAGCGACCTGGTCCGTTCACGTGAGGTCAGCACTCAAG aggCCCTCACCAGCGCTTCTCTGTTTGACTGTCTATATGTAGAGATGTCAGCCTCTCTGGATCACCGCACGGCAGAGCTCCTGGAGTATGCTGTGAGGTTAGCCAGGGGCCTCAGCCCGGTGCCTCCAGGGGCCTGTGGGCACGACATGGCTGGCGGCCGGGAGAGCATCACCCACCGTGCCAAGCGTTTtctcactagcctggtcccacgCTACCCCCGCGACAGGGAACGAGAGGGGGGCAAGTTCTTTAGACAAAAGTCCCGGTCCTGCCATGACCTGGGTGCCCTGTGA
- the LOC110522778 gene encoding transcription factor MafA-like, producing the protein MSSPSLPMPSLPPSPLAMEYLNDFDLLKFEVKPDSPPLPPSCTLPKTGLPLDPSSSPGPYTNHPPQDSSLSSSPYNSLPPSPTLSDAHPPPSASSSLSSSSSSSISFPLSISNSYTSGISSGSQGNMEGSPSHGGAQGPNPASLEDLIWLAALQQQFGGEPGGPASLLGALGGGPERGDRERGPVASFLGCEDAVEALLNSAAAAVSSQFPVLSQSSSSNLGDSGSDSGGDISCSKGTDMCHRPLLYLSSGPQSLPNANPSSATYPQPQSPSGRLHHHHPHHHHHHPHHPMHGHHLHHHHHLQCGGVDERFSDEQLVSLSVRELNRHLRGVSKDEVVRLKQKRRTLKNRGYAQSCRYKRLQHRHALESEKHVLTQQLEQLQCELSRVLRERDAYKARYEKLISTNKAQPTRANNSPSPPPDYFL; encoded by the exons ATGtcgtctccctctcttcccatgccctccctcccccccagtcCACTGGCCATGGAGTACCTCAATGACTTTGACCTCCTCAAGTTTGAGGTGAAGCCTGacagtcctcctcttcctccctcctgtaCGCTCCCCAAGACTGGCCTCCCCCTCGATCCCTCCAGTTCCCCCGGCCCCTACACCAACCACCCTCCCCAGGACTCCAGCCTCAGCTCCAGCCCATACAACTCCCTGCCCCCCTCTCCAACGCTGAGCGATGCCCACCCACCTCCctcagcctcctcctccctctcttcttcctcctcctcctccatctcctttccCCTGTCCATCTCAAACAGCTACACCTCTGGCATCAGTTCGGGCTCTCAGGGGAATATGGAGGGTAGCCCCTCCCATGGGGGTGCCCAGGGTCCTAACCCTGCTTCTTTGGAAGACCTGATCTGGCTGGCAGCACTGCAGCAACAGTTTGGAGGGGAGCCGGGGGGGCCTGCATCCCTGTTGGGGGCATTGGGAGGAGGGCCAGagcggggagacagagagagggggccgGTTGCCAGCTTCCTGGGCTGTGAGGACGCAGTGGAGGCTCTACTGAACTCAGCTGCTGCAGCTGTTAGCTCGCAG tttccAGTGCTTTCCCAGAGTTCCAGCAGTAACCTTGGGGATTCAGGAAGTGACAGTGGAGGTGACATCTCCTGCTCCAAGGGGACAGATATGTGCCACCGtccactcctctacctctcctctggccCCCAATCACTCCCTAACGCCAACCCTTCCTCGGCAACCTACCCACAACCCCAGAGCCCCTCTGGCCGACTTCATCACCATCacccacatcatcatcatcaccaccctcACCACCCCATGCATGGCCATCAtcttcaccatcatcatcacctccaA TGTGGTGGGGTGGATGAACGTTTCTCGGACGAGCAGCTAGTGAGCCTGTCAGTGCGGGAGCTGAACAGACACCTGCGGGGCGTCAGTAAGGACGAGGTGGTGCGTCTCAAGCAGAAACGCCGTACGCTAAAGAACCGAGGCTACGCCCAGTCCTGCCGCTACAAACGCTTGCAGCACCGCCACGCACTGGAGTCCGAGAAACACGTCCTCACACAACAg ttgGAACAACTACAGTGTGAGCTCTCTCGGGTGCTGAGAGAAAGGGACGCCTACAAGGCTCGCTATGAGAAGCTCATCAGTACAAACAAGGCTCAACCTACCCGCGCCAACAACTCCCCCTCACCACCCCCTGATTACTTCCTCTGA